In the genome of Chlamydia trachomatis A/HAR-13, one region contains:
- the prfB gene encoding peptide chain release factor 2 (programmed frameshift), with protein sequence MHENFDKRLELLLEGLALTRRSLFDPEGKENELKELEQQAVQDGFWDDVVRAGKISERIARLKQQLSEFNELKNKVSAIQFFLEDEESSKDLEMQKELEKEFVFCEKKITEWETLRLLSGELDRNSCFLSINAGAGGTESCDWVEMLLRMYMRWASSHSWRIEVIDRLDGEVAGIKHITLKLVGEYAYGYAKAESGVHRLVRISPFDSNAKRHTSFASVEVFPEIDDKIEVEIRPGDIRIDTYRSSGAGGQHVNVTDSAVRITHFPTGIVVSCQNERSQIQNREACMNMLRARIYQKLLQERLEKQNIDRKNKKEISWGSQIRNYVFQPYTLVKDVRTGYEVGNIQAMMDGELLDAFIKAYLVDYGEIT encoded by the exons ATGCATGAGAATTTTGACAAACGATTGGAACTTTTGCTTGAAGGTTTGGCTTTAACTCGGAGGTC TCTCTTTGACCCGGAAGGAAAAGAAAATGAGTTAAAGGAATTGGAACAGCAGGCGGTGCAAGATGGTTTTTGGGACGATGTTGTTCGTGCAGGGAAAATTTCCGAAAGGATCGCTCGATTAAAACAACAGTTATCAGAATTTAATGAATTAAAAAACAAAGTTTCCGCGATACAATTCTTTTTAGAAGATGAAGAGTCTTCTAAAGATTTAGAAATGCAAAAAGAATTAGAAAAAGAATTTGTTTTTTGTGAAAAGAAAATAACAGAATGGGAAACACTCAGACTTCTTTCTGGTGAGTTAGATCGAAATTCCTGTTTTCTATCCATTAATGCAGGAGCAGGGGGGACCGAATCTTGTGACTGGGTAGAGATGCTGCTGCGCATGTATATGCGATGGGCTAGTAGTCATAGCTGGAGGATAGAAGTGATCGATCGATTGGATGGGGAAGTCGCTGGGATTAAGCATATCACCCTGAAGCTCGTCGGTGAATATGCCTACGGCTATGCTAAAGCAGAGAGCGGAGTGCATCGTCTGGTACGCATATCTCCTTTCGATAGCAATGCGAAACGGCATACTAGTTTTGCATCAGTAGAAGTGTTTCCAGAGATTGATGATAAAATAGAAGTTGAGATCCGTCCCGGAGATATTCGTATTGATACGTATCGTTCTTCCGGAGCTGGAGGACAACATGTAAACGTAACAGATTCAGCGGTACGGATTACACACTTCCCTACGGGAATTGTAGTGTCATGTCAGAATGAGCGTAGTCAAATTCAAAACCGAGAAGCTTGTATGAATATGCTGCGCGCTAGGATTTACCAGAAGTTGTTACAAGAACGTTTAGAGAAACAGAATATAGATAGAAAAAATAAAAAAGAAATCAGCTGGGGATCTCAGATTCGTAATTATGTATTTCAGCCTTATACGCTGGTGAAAGATGTAAGGACTGGATATGAAGTGGGCAACATCCAAGCAATGATGGATGGGGAGCTTCTAGATGCTTTTATCAAAGCCTATCTGGTTGATTATGGAGAAATTACATGA
- a CDS encoding SWIB complex protein, which translates to MSQNKNSAFMQPVNVSADLAAIVGAGPMPRTEIIKKMWDYIKKNGLQDPTNKRNINPDDKLAKVFGTEKPIDMFQMTKMVSQHIIK; encoded by the coding sequence ATGAGTCAAAATAAGAACTCTGCTTTCATGCAGCCTGTGAACGTATCCGCTGATTTAGCTGCCATCGTTGGTGCAGGACCTATGCCTCGCACAGAGATCATTAAGAAAATGTGGGATTACATTAAGAAGAATGGCCTTCAAGATCCTACAAACAAACGTAATATCAATCCCGATGATAAATTGGCTAAAGTTTTTGGAACTGAAAAACCTATCGATATGTTCCAAATGACAAAAATGGTTTCTCAACACATCATTAAATAA
- a CDS encoding GNAT family N-acetyltransferase — protein MTTMRDPLLEIRYTVPEDAHYMRLWLNDPKILRGFPLKTEAEIRDSVNFWVSFYRCRSSLTAVYNGEVAGVATLILNPYVKVAHHSLLSIIVGEKFRNKGVGTALLNNLLHLGKTQLKLELVYLEVYEGNPAIHLYERFGFVEVGRQKTFYKDELGYLAKITMERVL, from the coding sequence ATGACCACTATGCGTGATCCATTATTAGAGATTCGGTATACGGTTCCTGAAGATGCACACTATATGCGTCTTTGGTTGAATGATCCAAAAATTCTTCGAGGATTTCCTTTAAAAACAGAAGCGGAAATTCGTGATAGTGTGAATTTCTGGGTTAGTTTTTATCGCTGCCGCAGTAGTTTAACGGCGGTATACAATGGCGAAGTTGCTGGAGTAGCTACGTTAATACTCAATCCTTATGTCAAGGTCGCACATCATAGCTTGTTGTCGATCATTGTAGGAGAAAAGTTTCGCAACAAAGGCGTTGGCACGGCTCTTCTGAATAACTTACTGCATCTAGGAAAGACACAGTTAAAGTTAGAACTTGTGTATTTAGAAGTGTATGAAGGGAATCCTGCTATTCACCTATATGAAAGATTTGGATTTGTGGAAGTAGGAAGACAGAAGACTTTCTATAAGGATGAGTTGGGGTATTTAGCAAAAATTACGATGGAGAGAGTCCTCTAG